The following proteins are encoded in a genomic region of Gadus macrocephalus chromosome 19, ASM3116895v1:
- the shroom3 gene encoding protein Shroom3 isoform X4 produces MDSSASGSSELHTGGVGLVEARLRGSSSELHDGGMMLVEAQLRGGAPWGFTLQGGLEHGEPLIISKVEEGGKVCGLQHPLLAGDQLLLINQVELSGSRQEAVSLVKGSHRTLQLTVCRESAPLSSLEDWDSAPAPHFITPPPGPGPGPGPGPGPGPGPGPGPGPGPPPPPPPPPPPPPAQHTDQAATRAVQLCTNTSVSTTDLSAGWDSGFSYLRRSPEQYSSRESLDSLDAPPPPQSRAGPRDPPLDPHDHREHQPAPPHPSTRSSHSMDLLHSKRDSAYSSFSTSSSIPDYLASAPSLSSERCYSLESVSPRGREGEGRYSLESVSPRGREGEGRYSLESVSPRGREGEGRYSLESVSPRGREGEGRYSLESVSQRGREGECPHGHAGFMRSELTSAASLGNSLSQDRGVVKIESGGGVFYHGNCSSGSSGGVHGSKRHSVGPIWGPTAGPSSSDPLKEAPAPPHRSDSYRATRTHERPSSWSSLEHGRSLRSLHKGSWHHSSGSVAPAKGSYAADVQLHTVVEKSPESSPTPRPRQGGGLPGAPSTSPVPLPYSQGPPAAGARDPLPKLQQGGGAWSGGGEEEEGRRGRENGLQSSLGPAAPPHLSSSSSSSSSSSYGPLRRTLQGADRAEDPPVSPRVAQGQAPARPPHTSSYPQPSALAPPSWDQQETPLTRLEMALAEVQRCAGSDSVFTPASSQEGGSHANSGGSQANSGGSHANSGGSQANSGGSQANSGGSQANSVGNQDSGVSLSVLEKVCRFERREHGVKQRSLSSRSYSLQFKNEPGQSGRSSPCGAEDLRNMLERSGSKAHRTMSYRGRSSDPPPHRGQADPSSVLLRSRSTFHLREPPPEESHQPLCAAGQPPHTLPHLDHAFSSSYRDSLKDAQSRVLGSTSFRRRDLSSSSSGLLSPTSYLSLEKRGPKTKPKPQCPVPTSSGPPPLASPHTPRERHTVGPPARPAAPAAGPPLLGRVCGRKRLSVQQKKRSYSEPDSLHEVGVSDPETSALFRRGESSVADRRRLFEGAAPGGSLCGDGPRPQSTGPRPQSAGPRPPALRQAQQDALAQYIQRKRNERREQDRPQRPHSCLQPDPERRTETSSLSSASSLLSLQESCPDWSLVPGEGWLGTPLTPGAQSSMRSTRPPSSGTDPASPPLLHAGVPCLVQAPARPLQGPPPDQGPPPDQGPPSDQGRSQQVPGALQGPLSSMLGSTEDPPDEREMGDRLHRGFSTAQQDVREVSMTTLPTAEALQQPDRPMNAQTPEGHAPSSDPAHHHYQGDVSPGISAFAAPQAGASESHPPVTRRERPHISSPLAASVGLPSPLPHPTSPSPRSTSPLYHRVTSAPRLLNTVGDGVTVETTTTAATEDSDRVNRFSLPLHPSPPSTQRCLSSLRTSESRLLSLSEPSEVCQSENDTDEVFPPFPHLLPITESDITKYPPPLPPQQEVLGAAGLTCSFHGDHPLTMVTTASVGPSPHPVACSVPGDIISQEAPDSLGLKYQPLPRREPSAPELRVQVLLGQLVSRECSLAPLLDTVGIERTVELMEEVFHGSASTGRAPWQRKDGSLWGEHRSQGGGSPGGLETDLDDKEKDLNITKVALCAALRSSVEALQEEKEGLQEELRQHRALGAGLEALVQDRCRPNEREKYRVFTGDLQKVVNLLLSLSGRLARTEVALHHLEDRQEDDTGERASLLLKRSQLLSQREDARELKDHLERRQRVVRSLLSARLGPPQLLLYGRLVSATPSLLIRQRRLDDLIRQGEEHLVLVKETLPPHLAVEPSSGPAPFPSLATPQGHAYAGRGTAVTSL; encoded by the exons ATGGATAGCAGCGCTAGCGGCAGCTCGGAGCTCCACACCGGGGGAGTGGGGCTGGTGGAGGCCCGGCTCCGGGGCAGCAGCTCGGAGCTCCACGACGGGGGAATGATGCTGGTGGAGGCCCAGCTCCGGGGCGGCGCCCCCTGGGGCTTCACCCTGCAAGGGGGGCTGGAGCATGGCGAGCCGCTCATCATCTCCAAG GTGGAGGAAGGGGGTAAGGTGTGTGGCctgcagcaccccctgctggcggGAGACCAGCTGCTGCTGATCAACCAGGTGGAGCTGAGTGGATCCAGACAGGAAGCTGTCTCTCTGGTCAAAGGTTCCCATCGCACCCTGCAGCTCACTGTATGCAG GGAGAGTGCACCTCTGTCATCTCTGGAAGATTGGGATTCAGCACCTGCACCCCACTTCAttactcctcctcctggtcctggtcctggtcctggtcctggtcctggtcctggtcctggtcctggtcctggtcctggtcctggtcctcctcctcctcctcctcctcctcctcctcctcctcctgctcagcACACAGACCAGGCTGCGACCAGAGCGGTCCAGTTATGCACCAATACCAG TGTGTCCACCACAGACCTGTCTGCTGGGTGGGACTCTGGGTTCAGCTACCTGAGGAGGAGTCCAGAGCAGTACAGCTCCCGGGAGAGTCTGGACAGCCTggacgccccgccccccccccagagccggGCTGGACCCCGGGACCCCCCCCTCGACCCCCATGACCACAGGGAACACCAACCCGCCCCCCCGCATCCATCCACCAG GTCCTCCCACAGCATGGACCTCCTGCACAGCAAGAGGGACTCGGcctactcctccttctccacctcctccagcatcCCCGACTACCTGGCCTCCGCCCCCTCGCTCAGCTCCGAGCGCTGCTACTCCCTGGAGAGTGTCTCCccccgggggagggagggggagggacgctACTCCCTGGAGAGTGTCTCCccccgggggagggagggggagggacgctACTCCCTGGAGAGTGTCTCCccccgggggagggagggggagggacgctACTCCCTGGAGAGTGTCTCCccccgggggagggagggggagggacgctACTCCCTGGAGAGTGTCTCccagcgggggagggagggggagtgtcCCCATGGCCACGCAGGCTTCATGCGCTCGGAGCTCACCTCTGCTGCGTCGCTAGGCAACAGCCTATCCCAGGATAGGGGCGTGGTGAAGATAG AATCTGGGGGCGGGGTCTTTTACCATGGCAACTGCAGTAGTGGTAGCAGTGGCGGGGTCCACGGGTCGAAGCGCCACAGCGTTGGGCCCATCTGGGGCCCGACGGCCGGCCCCAGCTCCTCAGACCCCCTGAAGgaggccccggcccccccccaccgcagTGACAGCTACCGGGCCACCAGGACCCACGAGAGACCCAGCTCCTGGTCCAGCCTCGAGCACGGCCGCTCGCTACG GTCGCTACATAAAGGCTCCTGGCATCACTCCAGTGGCTCTGTGGCTCCAG CCAAAGGCTCGTACGCCGCCGACGTCCAGCTGCACACCGTGGTGGAGAAGAGCCCCGAGAGCAGCCCCACGCCCAGGCCTCGCCAGGGGGGGGGCCTCCCTGGGGCCCCCAGCACCAGCCCTGTACCCCTCCCCTACAGCCAGGGCCCCCCGGCCGCGGGGGCCAGGGATCCCCTCCCCAAGCTCCAGCAGGGCGGGGGGGcatggagcggggggggggaggaggaggagggacggaggggCAGGGAGAACGGGCTCCAGAGCAGCCTGGGTCCTGCCGCACCCCCccacctgtcctcctcctcctcctcttcgtcctcgtcttcgtacggtcccctcaggaggacgCTGCAGGGGGCAGACAG GGCTGAAGACCCCCCGGTCTCCCCCAGGGTCGCCCAGGGCCAGGCCCCTGctcgccccccccacacatcatCATACCCCCAGCCCAGCGCCCTGGCCCCCCCGTCCTGGGACCAGCAGGAGACCCCCCTGACCCGGCTGGAGATGGCGCTGGCAGAGGTCCAGCGGTGCGCCGGCTCTGACAGCGTTTTCACCCCCGCCAGTAGCCAGGAGGGTGGTAGCCATGCCAACAGCGGTGGTAGCCAGGCCAACAGCGGTGGTAGCCATGCCAACAGCGGTGGTAGCCAGGCCAACAGCGGTGGTAGCCAGGCCAACAGCGGTGGTAGCCAGGCCAACAGCGTTGGTAACCAGGACAGCGGCGTGAGCCTGTCCGTCCTGGAGAAGGTTTGCCGCTTTGAGAGGCGGGAACACGGCGTGAAGCAGCGTAGCCTCAGCAGCCGCAGCTACAGCCTGCAGTTCAAG AATGAGCCGGGTCAGAGTGGGAGGAGCTCCCCCTGTGGAGCGGAGGACCTCCGGAACATGCTGGAGAGGAGCGGCTCCAAAGCCCACCGCACCATGAGCTACAGGGGGCGGAGCAgtgacccacccccacacag GGGCCAAGCTGACCCCAGCTCCGTGCTGCTGAGGAGCCGCAGCACCTTCCACCTGAGAGAGCCCCCCCCAGAAGAGAGCCATCAGCCCCTCTGTGCTGCTGGACAGcccccacacaccctcccccaccTAGACCACGCCTTCAGCAG CTCCTACAGGGACTCCCTGAAGGACGCCCAGTCCAGGGTGCTGGGCTCCACCTCCTTCCGACGGAGGgacctcagctcctcctcctctggcctccTGTCCCCCACCAGCTACCTCTCCCTGGAGAAGAGGGGTCCCAAgaccaaacccaaaccccagTGCCCCGTCCCGACCTCCtccggccccccgcccctcgCGTCCCCTCACACCCCCAGGGAGAGGCACACCGTGGGCCCCCCCGCCCggcccgccgcccccgccgccggaCCCCCGCTGCTGGGCCGGGTGTGCGGCCGCAAGCGCCTCAGCGTCCAGCAGAAGAAGAGGTCCTACTCAGAGCCGGACAGCCTGCACGAGGTGGGGGTGTCGGACCCCGAGACCAGCGCCCTCTTCAGGAGGGGAG aGAGCAGCGTGGCGGACCGCAGGCGGCTGTTTGAGGGGGCGGCGCCCGGGGGCAGCCTGTGTGGGGacgggccccgcccccagagcactgggccccgcccccagagcgccgggccccgccccccagccctACGGCAGGCCCAGCAGGACGCGCTGGCCCAGTACATCCAGAGGAAGAGGAACGAGAGGAGGGAGCAGGACAGGCCTCAGAGACCCCACAGCTGCCTGCAGCCGGACCCCGAGAGACGGACAG AAACCTCCAGTCTGTCCTCCGCCTCCAGCCTCCTGTCCCTCCAGGAGTCCTGCCCGGACTGGAGCCTCGTCCCTGGGGAGGGATGGCTGGgcacccccctgacccctggagCTCAGAGCAGCATGAGGTCTACCAGACCCCCGTCCTCGGG cactgaCCCAGcctccccgcccctcctccaCGCTGGGGTGCCCTGCTTAGTCCAAGCCCCAGCAAGACCcctccagggcccccccccGGACCAGGGCCCCCCCCCGGACCAGGGCCCCCCCTCGGACCAGGGCCGCTCCCAGCAGGTGCCCGGGGCCCTGCAGGGGCCCCTGTCCAGCATGCTGGGCTCCACAGAGGATCCTCCggacgagagagagatgggcgaTCGACTCCACCGCGGTTTTTCAACCGCCCAGCAG GACGTCAGAGAGGTCTCCATGACAACGCTTCCGACAGCTGAAGCCCTGCAGCAACCTGACAG ACCAATGAACGCTCAGACTCCAGAgggacacgccccctcctcagaccccgcccaccaccactaccaggGGGATGTCAGCCCTGGCATCTCTGCGTTCGCAGCTCCTCAAG CAGGAGCGAGCGAGTCTCACCCACCTgtcaccaggagagagaggcctCATATCTCCTCCCCGCTGGCTGCCTCGGTgggcctcccctcccccctgcctcaccctacctccccctcgccccgctccacctcccccctatATCACCGCGTCACCTCCGCCCCGAGGCTACTGAACACTGTCGGGGACGGTGTCACGGTGGAAACCACGACAACGGCGGCGACGGAGGACAGTGACAGGGTGAACcgcttctccctccccctccatccctccccaccctccacccagcGCTGCCTCTCCTCCCTCAGGACCTCAGAGTCCCGCCTCCTCAGCCTATCAGAGCCCTCGGAAGTGTGCCAATCGGAAAACGACACGGACGAGGTCTTCCCTCCTTTTCCGCATCTTCTACCAATCACAGAGAGTGACATCACAAAGtatccccctcctcttcctcctcagcagGAGGTGCTGGGGGCCGCTGG CCTTACTTGCAGTTTCCATGGAGACCACCCCTTAACCATGGTGACCACTGCCTCGGTCGGCCCGTCTCCTCATCCTGTCGCCTGCTCAGTCCCTGGGGACATCATCTCCCAGGAGGCCCCGGATAGCCTTGGGCTAAAGTACCAGCCTCTGCCCAGGAGAGAGCCCTCTGCCCCGGAGCTGAGGGTTCAGGTTCTGCTGGGCCAGCTG GTGTCGAGGGAGTGCTCGCTGGCGCCCCTGCTGGACACCGTGGGGATTGAGAGGACCGTAGAGCTCATGGAGGAAGTGTTCCACGGCTCGGCATCGACTGGTAGAGCACCATGGCAACGCAAGGACGGCAGCCTTTGGGGCGAGCACAG AAGCCAAGGTGGAGGATCCCCTGGCGGCCTGGAGACAGATCTAGATGACAAGGAGAAAGACCTCAACATAACCAAG GTGGCGCTGTGTGCGGCCCTGAGGAGCAGTGTGGAGGCgctgcaggaggagaaggaggggcttcAGGAGGAGCTCCGGCAGCACCGGGCGCTGGGCGCCGGCCTGGAGGCCCTGGTCCAGGACCGCTGCCGGCCCAACGAGAGGGAGAAGTACCGCGTGTTCACAG
- the shroom3 gene encoding protein Shroom3 isoform X7, whose protein sequence is MNNSWLSSFWRKQYYSYLSYQPCVSTTDLSAGWDSGFSYLRRSPEQYSSRESLDSLDAPPPPQSRAGPRDPPLDPHDHREHQPAPPHPSTRSSHSMDLLHSKRDSAYSSFSTSSSIPDYLASAPSLSSERCYSLESVSPRGREGEGRYSLESVSPRGREGEGRYSLESVSPRGREGEGRYSLESVSPRGREGEGRYSLESVSQRGREGECPHGHAGFMRSELTSAASLGNSLSQDRGVVKIESGGGVFYHGNCSSGSSGGVHGSKRHSVGPIWGPTAGPSSSDPLKEAPAPPHRSDSYRATRTHERPSSWSSLEHGRSLRSLHKGSWHHSSGSVAPAKGSYAADVQLHTVVEKSPESSPTPRPRQGGGLPGAPSTSPVPLPYSQGPPAAGARDPLPKLQQGGGAWSGGGEEEEGRRGRENGLQSSLGPAAPPHLSSSSSSSSSSSYGPLRRTLQGADRAEDPPVSPRVAQGQAPARPPHTSSYPQPSALAPPSWDQQETPLTRLEMALAEVQRCAGSDSVFTPASSQEGGSHANSGGSQANSGGSHANSGGSQANSGGSQANSGGSQANSVGNQDSGVSLSVLEKVCRFERREHGVKQRSLSSRSYSLQFKNEPGQSGRSSPCGAEDLRNMLERSGSKAHRTMSYRGRSSDPPPHRGQADPSSVLLRSRSTFHLREPPPEESHQPLCAAGQPPHTLPHLDHAFSSSYRDSLKDAQSRVLGSTSFRRRDLSSSSSGLLSPTSYLSLEKRGPKTKPKPQCPVPTSSGPPPLASPHTPRERHTVGPPARPAAPAAGPPLLGRVCGRKRLSVQQKKRSYSEPDSLHEVGVSDPETSALFRRGESSVADRRRLFEGAAPGGSLCGDGPRPQSTGPRPQSAGPRPPALRQAQQDALAQYIQRKRNERREQDRPQRPHSCLQPDPERRTETSSLSSASSLLSLQESCPDWSLVPGEGWLGTPLTPGAQSSMRSTRPPSSGTDPASPPLLHAGVPCLVQAPARPLQGPPPDQGPPPDQGPPSDQGRSQQVPGALQGPLSSMLGSTEDPPDEREMGDRLHRGFSTAQQDVREVSMTTLPTAEALQQPDRPMNAQTPEGHAPSSDPAHHHYQGDVSPGISAFAAPQAGASESHPPVTRRERPHISSPLAASVGLPSPLPHPTSPSPRSTSPLYHRVTSAPRLLNTVGDGVTVETTTTAATEDSDRVNRFSLPLHPSPPSTQRCLSSLRTSESRLLSLSEPSEVCQSENDTDEVFPPFPHLLPITESDITKYPPPLPPQQEVLGAAGLTCSFHGDHPLTMVTTASVGPSPHPVACSVPGDIISQEAPDSLGLKYQPLPRREPSAPELRVQVLLGQLVSRECSLAPLLDTVGIERTVELMEEVFHGSASTGRAPWQRKDGSLWGEHRSQGGGSPGGLETDLDDKEKDLNITKVALCAALRSSVEALQEEKEGLQEELRQHRALGAGLEALVQDRCRPNEREKYRVFTGDLQKVVNLLLSLSGRLARTEVALHHLEDRQEDDTGERASLLLKRSQLLSQREDARELKDHLERRQRVVRSLLSARLGPPQLLLYGRLVSATPSLLIRQRRLDDLIRQGEEHLVLVKETLPPHLAVEPSSGPAPFPSLATPQGHAYAGRGTAVTSL, encoded by the exons ATGAACAATTCTTGGCTATCAAGTTTTTGGAGAAAACAGTACTACTCATACCTCAGTTACCAACCATG TGTGTCCACCACAGACCTGTCTGCTGGGTGGGACTCTGGGTTCAGCTACCTGAGGAGGAGTCCAGAGCAGTACAGCTCCCGGGAGAGTCTGGACAGCCTggacgccccgccccccccccagagccggGCTGGACCCCGGGACCCCCCCCTCGACCCCCATGACCACAGGGAACACCAACCCGCCCCCCCGCATCCATCCACCAG GTCCTCCCACAGCATGGACCTCCTGCACAGCAAGAGGGACTCGGcctactcctccttctccacctcctccagcatcCCCGACTACCTGGCCTCCGCCCCCTCGCTCAGCTCCGAGCGCTGCTACTCCCTGGAGAGTGTCTCCccccgggggagggagggggagggacgctACTCCCTGGAGAGTGTCTCCccccgggggagggagggggagggacgctACTCCCTGGAGAGTGTCTCCccccgggggagggagggggagggacgctACTCCCTGGAGAGTGTCTCCccccgggggagggagggggagggacgctACTCCCTGGAGAGTGTCTCccagcgggggagggagggggagtgtcCCCATGGCCACGCAGGCTTCATGCGCTCGGAGCTCACCTCTGCTGCGTCGCTAGGCAACAGCCTATCCCAGGATAGGGGCGTGGTGAAGATAG AATCTGGGGGCGGGGTCTTTTACCATGGCAACTGCAGTAGTGGTAGCAGTGGCGGGGTCCACGGGTCGAAGCGCCACAGCGTTGGGCCCATCTGGGGCCCGACGGCCGGCCCCAGCTCCTCAGACCCCCTGAAGgaggccccggcccccccccaccgcagTGACAGCTACCGGGCCACCAGGACCCACGAGAGACCCAGCTCCTGGTCCAGCCTCGAGCACGGCCGCTCGCTACG GTCGCTACATAAAGGCTCCTGGCATCACTCCAGTGGCTCTGTGGCTCCAG CCAAAGGCTCGTACGCCGCCGACGTCCAGCTGCACACCGTGGTGGAGAAGAGCCCCGAGAGCAGCCCCACGCCCAGGCCTCGCCAGGGGGGGGGCCTCCCTGGGGCCCCCAGCACCAGCCCTGTACCCCTCCCCTACAGCCAGGGCCCCCCGGCCGCGGGGGCCAGGGATCCCCTCCCCAAGCTCCAGCAGGGCGGGGGGGcatggagcggggggggggaggaggaggagggacggaggggCAGGGAGAACGGGCTCCAGAGCAGCCTGGGTCCTGCCGCACCCCCccacctgtcctcctcctcctcctcttcgtcctcgtcttcgtacggtcccctcaggaggacgCTGCAGGGGGCAGACAG GGCTGAAGACCCCCCGGTCTCCCCCAGGGTCGCCCAGGGCCAGGCCCCTGctcgccccccccacacatcatCATACCCCCAGCCCAGCGCCCTGGCCCCCCCGTCCTGGGACCAGCAGGAGACCCCCCTGACCCGGCTGGAGATGGCGCTGGCAGAGGTCCAGCGGTGCGCCGGCTCTGACAGCGTTTTCACCCCCGCCAGTAGCCAGGAGGGTGGTAGCCATGCCAACAGCGGTGGTAGCCAGGCCAACAGCGGTGGTAGCCATGCCAACAGCGGTGGTAGCCAGGCCAACAGCGGTGGTAGCCAGGCCAACAGCGGTGGTAGCCAGGCCAACAGCGTTGGTAACCAGGACAGCGGCGTGAGCCTGTCCGTCCTGGAGAAGGTTTGCCGCTTTGAGAGGCGGGAACACGGCGTGAAGCAGCGTAGCCTCAGCAGCCGCAGCTACAGCCTGCAGTTCAAG AATGAGCCGGGTCAGAGTGGGAGGAGCTCCCCCTGTGGAGCGGAGGACCTCCGGAACATGCTGGAGAGGAGCGGCTCCAAAGCCCACCGCACCATGAGCTACAGGGGGCGGAGCAgtgacccacccccacacag GGGCCAAGCTGACCCCAGCTCCGTGCTGCTGAGGAGCCGCAGCACCTTCCACCTGAGAGAGCCCCCCCCAGAAGAGAGCCATCAGCCCCTCTGTGCTGCTGGACAGcccccacacaccctcccccaccTAGACCACGCCTTCAGCAG CTCCTACAGGGACTCCCTGAAGGACGCCCAGTCCAGGGTGCTGGGCTCCACCTCCTTCCGACGGAGGgacctcagctcctcctcctctggcctccTGTCCCCCACCAGCTACCTCTCCCTGGAGAAGAGGGGTCCCAAgaccaaacccaaaccccagTGCCCCGTCCCGACCTCCtccggccccccgcccctcgCGTCCCCTCACACCCCCAGGGAGAGGCACACCGTGGGCCCCCCCGCCCggcccgccgcccccgccgccggaCCCCCGCTGCTGGGCCGGGTGTGCGGCCGCAAGCGCCTCAGCGTCCAGCAGAAGAAGAGGTCCTACTCAGAGCCGGACAGCCTGCACGAGGTGGGGGTGTCGGACCCCGAGACCAGCGCCCTCTTCAGGAGGGGAG aGAGCAGCGTGGCGGACCGCAGGCGGCTGTTTGAGGGGGCGGCGCCCGGGGGCAGCCTGTGTGGGGacgggccccgcccccagagcactgggccccgcccccagagcgccgggccccgccccccagccctACGGCAGGCCCAGCAGGACGCGCTGGCCCAGTACATCCAGAGGAAGAGGAACGAGAGGAGGGAGCAGGACAGGCCTCAGAGACCCCACAGCTGCCTGCAGCCGGACCCCGAGAGACGGACAG AAACCTCCAGTCTGTCCTCCGCCTCCAGCCTCCTGTCCCTCCAGGAGTCCTGCCCGGACTGGAGCCTCGTCCCTGGGGAGGGATGGCTGGgcacccccctgacccctggagCTCAGAGCAGCATGAGGTCTACCAGACCCCCGTCCTCGGG cactgaCCCAGcctccccgcccctcctccaCGCTGGGGTGCCCTGCTTAGTCCAAGCCCCAGCAAGACCcctccagggcccccccccGGACCAGGGCCCCCCCCCGGACCAGGGCCCCCCCTCGGACCAGGGCCGCTCCCAGCAGGTGCCCGGGGCCCTGCAGGGGCCCCTGTCCAGCATGCTGGGCTCCACAGAGGATCCTCCggacgagagagagatgggcgaTCGACTCCACCGCGGTTTTTCAACCGCCCAGCAG GACGTCAGAGAGGTCTCCATGACAACGCTTCCGACAGCTGAAGCCCTGCAGCAACCTGACAG ACCAATGAACGCTCAGACTCCAGAgggacacgccccctcctcagaccccgcccaccaccactaccaggGGGATGTCAGCCCTGGCATCTCTGCGTTCGCAGCTCCTCAAG CAGGAGCGAGCGAGTCTCACCCACCTgtcaccaggagagagaggcctCATATCTCCTCCCCGCTGGCTGCCTCGGTgggcctcccctcccccctgcctcaccctacctccccctcgccccgctccacctcccccctatATCACCGCGTCACCTCCGCCCCGAGGCTACTGAACACTGTCGGGGACGGTGTCACGGTGGAAACCACGACAACGGCGGCGACGGAGGACAGTGACAGGGTGAACcgcttctccctccccctccatccctccccaccctccacccagcGCTGCCTCTCCTCCCTCAGGACCTCAGAGTCCCGCCTCCTCAGCCTATCAGAGCCCTCGGAAGTGTGCCAATCGGAAAACGACACGGACGAGGTCTTCCCTCCTTTTCCGCATCTTCTACCAATCACAGAGAGTGACATCACAAAGtatccccctcctcttcctcctcagcagGAGGTGCTGGGGGCCGCTGG CCTTACTTGCAGTTTCCATGGAGACCACCCCTTAACCATGGTGACCACTGCCTCGGTCGGCCCGTCTCCTCATCCTGTCGCCTGCTCAGTCCCTGGGGACATCATCTCCCAGGAGGCCCCGGATAGCCTTGGGCTAAAGTACCAGCCTCTGCCCAGGAGAGAGCCCTCTGCCCCGGAGCTGAGGGTTCAGGTTCTGCTGGGCCAGCTG GTGTCGAGGGAGTGCTCGCTGGCGCCCCTGCTGGACACCGTGGGGATTGAGAGGACCGTAGAGCTCATGGAGGAAGTGTTCCACGGCTCGGCATCGACTGGTAGAGCACCATGGCAACGCAAGGACGGCAGCCTTTGGGGCGAGCACAG AAGCCAAGGTGGAGGATCCCCTGGCGGCCTGGAGACAGATCTAGATGACAAGGAGAAAGACCTCAACATAACCAAG GTGGCGCTGTGTGCGGCCCTGAGGAGCAGTGTGGAGGCgctgcaggaggagaaggaggggcttcAGGAGGAGCTCCGGCAGCACCGGGCGCTGGGCGCCGGCCTGGAGGCCCTGGTCCAGGACCGCTGCCGGCCCAACGAGAGGGAGAAGTACCGCGTGTTCACAG